In one window of Polaromonas naphthalenivorans CJ2 DNA:
- a CDS encoding GYD domain-containing protein, translating to MKKYIALCRFTDQGIRSVKDTTKRADAVMEAAKKFGASMSQIYWTSGHYDLVAMIEAPDDESASAFGLSIGAAGNIRTEMLHAFSKDEMNAILARMA from the coding sequence ATGAAGAAGTACATCGCACTTTGCCGCTTCACCGACCAGGGGATTCGCAGCGTGAAGGACACCACGAAACGCGCCGATGCCGTCATGGAAGCCGCCAAGAAATTCGGCGCCAGCATGAGCCAGATCTACTGGACATCGGGTCACTATGACCTGGTGGCGATGATCGAGGCACCGGATGACGAGTCGGCCAGTGCGTTTGGCCTGAGCATAGGCGCTGCCGGCAATATCCGAACGGAGATGCTGCATGCGTTTTCAAAGGATGAAATGAACGCCATCCTCGCCAGGATGGCTTGA
- a CDS encoding FAD-binding oxidoreductase, producing the protein MNNLQATQIKALKAGIQGEVILPEDASFDTARQVWNAMIDKHPAAIVRCAATPDVVHAVNFAREQGLRLAVRGGGHNIAGSAVCDDGIVIDLSQMKAAYIDTSNRRASIEGGATLADFDAAAQVHGLAVPLGINSTTGVAGLTLGAGFGWLSRKYGMTIDSLESAEVVTAAGEVLRASATEHPDLFWALRGGSGNFGVVTRFGFRLHPVGPNVLAGLIVYPFAEAKTVLQQYREFTDQAPDELSVWTVLRKAPPLPFLPEAVHGQEVVILALLYTGDPEQGKTLIAPLHAFGKPVGAHVGVMPYVDWQKAFDPLLTPGARNYWKSHNFSKLEDGLLDAVIEYVGKLPSPQCEIFFAAIGGATTRPAPDAMAYAHRDARFVMNVHGRWDDPADDAACIRWARDYFKASAPFASGGVYVNFLTADEGERVKAAYGQNYERLAQVKRRYDPANLFSTNQNIQPA; encoded by the coding sequence ATGAACAATTTGCAAGCCACGCAGATCAAGGCGCTCAAGGCGGGGATTCAGGGGGAGGTCATTCTTCCCGAGGATGCTTCCTTTGACACCGCGCGCCAGGTCTGGAACGCGATGATCGACAAGCACCCCGCCGCCATCGTCCGATGCGCCGCCACCCCGGATGTGGTTCACGCGGTGAATTTTGCCCGGGAGCAAGGCCTGCGGCTGGCCGTGCGCGGCGGCGGGCACAACATCGCCGGCAGCGCGGTGTGCGACGACGGCATCGTCATCGACCTCTCGCAGATGAAGGCCGCCTACATTGATACCAGCAACCGCCGCGCCAGCATTGAAGGCGGCGCCACGCTGGCCGATTTCGACGCCGCCGCCCAGGTACACGGCCTGGCCGTACCGCTGGGCATCAACTCCACCACCGGCGTCGCCGGCCTGACGCTGGGCGCCGGCTTTGGCTGGCTCAGCCGCAAGTACGGCATGACCATCGACAGCCTGGAATCGGCCGAAGTGGTGACGGCGGCCGGCGAGGTGCTGCGCGCCAGCGCCACCGAGCACCCCGACCTGTTCTGGGCATTGCGCGGCGGCAGCGGCAATTTCGGCGTCGTGACGCGCTTCGGTTTCCGGCTCCATCCGGTCGGCCCGAATGTGCTCGCCGGCCTGATCGTCTATCCGTTTGCCGAGGCCAAGACGGTGCTTCAGCAGTACCGCGAATTCACGGACCAGGCGCCCGATGAGCTTTCGGTCTGGACCGTCCTGCGCAAGGCGCCGCCGCTGCCTTTCCTGCCCGAAGCGGTCCATGGCCAGGAGGTGGTCATACTGGCGCTGCTCTACACGGGTGATCCAGAGCAAGGCAAGACGCTGATCGCGCCGCTGCACGCCTTTGGCAAACCGGTCGGCGCGCATGTCGGCGTCATGCCTTATGTGGACTGGCAGAAGGCCTTTGATCCGCTGTTGACGCCCGGCGCCCGCAACTACTGGAAATCGCACAATTTCTCGAAACTGGAGGACGGATTGCTCGACGCCGTCATCGAGTACGTCGGCAAGCTGCCGTCGCCGCAGTGCGAGATATTCTTTGCTGCCATCGGCGGCGCGACCACCCGGCCCGCGCCCGACGCCATGGCCTATGCGCACCGCGACGCCCGCTTCGTCATGAACGTCCACGGCCGCTGGGACGACCCGGCCGACGACGCGGCCTGCATCCGCTGGGCGCGCGACTATTTCAAGGCCTCGGCGCCATTTGCCAGCGGCGGCGTGTACGTCAACTTCCTGACCGCCGACGAGGGTGAGCGCGTGAAGGCGGCCTATGGCCAGAACTATGAAAGGCTCGCGCAGGTCAAGCGCCGCTACGACCCGGCCAACCTGTTCAGCACCAACCAGAACATCCAGCCTGCGTGA
- a CDS encoding SIR2 family NAD-dependent protein deacylase: MSPSIDAQSLAHAADLISGADALIVAAGAGMGVDSGLPDFRGTEGFWKAYPVLGRDKVDFYSIACPDAFRTDPQRAWGFYGHRLQLYRATRPHPGFEILKCWGKAMPHGLSVFTSNVDGQFQKAGFEADSVYECHGSIAHLQCMEPCSSAIWPADGFVPEVDAAQCLLLNAPPVCPHCGGLARPNILMFNDSEWLEDRAWQQAARLERWLGSVCRPVVVELGAGTAIPSVRHFSQRIVQRFGGRLVRINPREFAVPTRLDVGIAAGAAHALAEIDRLMQAAPLQA, encoded by the coding sequence ATGAGCCCATCGATTGATGCCCAAAGCCTGGCGCATGCCGCTGACTTGATCTCTGGGGCCGACGCCCTGATCGTTGCCGCCGGCGCCGGCATGGGCGTTGATTCGGGCCTGCCCGATTTCCGGGGAACGGAAGGATTCTGGAAGGCCTACCCGGTGCTGGGGCGGGACAAGGTGGATTTTTACAGCATCGCCTGCCCGGACGCTTTTCGCACCGACCCGCAGCGCGCCTGGGGCTTTTACGGGCACCGGCTGCAGCTTTACCGCGCCACCCGGCCGCACCCCGGTTTCGAGATACTCAAGTGCTGGGGCAAGGCCATGCCGCACGGGCTTTCGGTGTTCACCAGCAATGTCGATGGGCAATTTCAGAAAGCTGGCTTCGAGGCGGACAGCGTCTATGAATGCCATGGCTCGATTGCCCATCTGCAATGCATGGAGCCGTGCAGCAGCGCCATCTGGCCGGCCGACGGCTTCGTTCCCGAGGTGGACGCCGCGCAATGCCTGCTGCTCAATGCGCCGCCGGTGTGCCCGCACTGCGGCGGTCTGGCGCGGCCCAATATCCTGATGTTCAATGATTCGGAGTGGCTTGAAGACCGTGCCTGGCAGCAGGCCGCGCGGCTGGAGCGCTGGCTGGGCAGCGTCTGCCGGCCGGTGGTGGTGGAGCTGGGCGCGGGCACGGCGATTCCTTCGGTGCGCCATTTCAGCCAGCGCATCGTCCAGCGCTTTGGCGGGCGGCTGGTGCGCATCAATCCGCGCGAGTTCGCCGTGCCGACGCGGCTGGACGTGGGCATTGCGGCCGGGGCGGCGCACGCGCTGGCCGAAATTGATCGCCTGATGCAGGCTGCGCCGCTGCAAGCCTGA
- a CDS encoding thioredoxin family protein has product MSHSSNAELSMTDSVTWVVCLCADWCGLCRDYQAVMAQMARRYPAFRFAWLDIEDQAELVGDIDVETFPTLLLADAQGTRFFGPLTPQANTLARLLDSLQGDSLQSSPHLPATRQLLQALQAAPEHWIKA; this is encoded by the coding sequence ATGTCCCATTCTTCCAACGCCGAGCTTTCCATGACCGATTCCGTGACCTGGGTCGTTTGCCTGTGCGCCGACTGGTGCGGCCTGTGCCGCGATTACCAGGCCGTCATGGCGCAGATGGCCAGGCGCTATCCGGCTTTCAGGTTTGCCTGGCTGGACATTGAAGACCAGGCCGAGCTGGTCGGCGACATCGATGTGGAGACCTTCCCGACGCTGCTGCTGGCCGATGCGCAGGGTACCCGGTTTTTTGGCCCGCTGACGCCGCAGGCCAACACCCTGGCGCGCCTGCTGGACTCGCTGCAAGGCGACAGCCTGCAAAGCAGCCCCCATTTGCCGGCCACCCGGCAATTGCTGCAGGCCTTGCAGGCGGCGCCTGAACACTGGATCAAGGCGTAG
- a CDS encoding YihY family inner membrane protein — protein sequence MKIPPSLEALLVQLSHFPWRDTAITLRNRFREDRMGLTASSLTFTTSIALVPFFTVALAVFTAFPMFSKLQGALEAWLVKSLIPDNIARQVLGYLTQFSGQASKLGVAGLAVLVVTAIALILTIDRTLNSIWRVRKPRPLGQRVLIYWAAITLGPLVLAASLAVTSYVVSASSGLVGALPFSLRFLLDVAQFFLVAGGVAALYRYVPNTYVQWAHAFAGGLFVAAGLETGKKVMGIYLTAVPTYSLVYGAFAALPILLVWIYVSWIIVLMGAVITAWLPSLLAGVPRRGSAHGWHFQLAIEVLQHLNEARGTARMGMSASRLGELLEVDGLQLEPVLETLAELDWIGQLNEAEGSAESRYLLLVDPDTTPLAPLMEKLLLERAPSVNNLWENARWRMLHLRDAL from the coding sequence ATGAAAATTCCCCCTTCACTGGAGGCCTTGCTCGTTCAGCTTTCGCATTTTCCCTGGCGCGACACCGCCATCACGCTGCGCAACCGTTTCCGGGAAGACCGCATGGGCCTGACCGCCAGCAGCCTGACCTTCACCACGTCGATTGCGCTGGTGCCATTTTTTACCGTGGCGCTGGCGGTGTTCACCGCCTTTCCGATGTTTTCCAAGCTGCAGGGCGCGCTGGAGGCCTGGCTGGTCAAAAGCCTGATTCCCGACAACATCGCGCGCCAGGTGCTGGGCTACCTGACCCAGTTCAGCGGCCAGGCCAGCAAGCTGGGCGTCGCGGGCCTGGCGGTGCTGGTGGTGACGGCGATTGCGCTGATCCTGACGATTGACCGCACGCTGAACAGCATCTGGCGCGTGCGCAAACCCCGGCCGCTGGGGCAGCGGGTGCTGATTTACTGGGCCGCCATCACGCTCGGGCCGCTGGTGCTGGCGGCCAGCCTGGCGGTGACTTCGTATGTGGTGTCGGCCTCCAGCGGCCTGGTGGGCGCCTTGCCCTTCAGCCTGCGGTTTTTGCTGGACGTGGCGCAGTTTTTCCTGGTGGCCGGCGGCGTGGCCGCGCTGTACCGCTATGTGCCCAACACCTACGTCCAATGGGCGCACGCCTTCGCGGGCGGCCTGTTCGTGGCCGCAGGCCTGGAGACCGGCAAGAAAGTCATGGGCATTTACCTGACCGCGGTGCCGACGTATTCGCTGGTGTACGGGGCTTTTGCCGCCTTGCCGATCCTGCTGGTGTGGATCTACGTGTCTTGGATCATCGTGCTGATGGGCGCCGTCATCACCGCCTGGCTGCCCAGCCTGCTGGCCGGCGTGCCGCGTCGCGGCAGCGCGCACGGCTGGCATTTCCAGCTGGCCATCGAAGTGCTGCAGCACCTGAACGAGGCGCGCGGCACGGCGCGCATGGGCATGAGCGCCTCGCGGCTGGGCGAGTTGCTCGAAGTCGATGGGCTGCAGCTGGAGCCGGTGCTCGAAACGCTGGCCGAGCTGGACTGGATTGGCCAGCTCAATGAGGCCGAAGGAAGCGCCGAGTCCCGCTACCTGCTGCTGGTTGACCCCGACACCACGCCTTTGGCGCCGCTGATGGAGAAACTGCTGTTAGAGCGCGCGCCTTCGGTCAATAATTTATGGGAAAACGCCCGTTGGCGCATGCTGCACCTGCGTGATGCGCTATGA